In Candidatus Zixiibacteriota bacterium, a single window of DNA contains:
- a CDS encoding uracil-DNA glycosylase: protein MELGFDELVIDMSSLSEKKQKLAAAGVSRKREYHYKSLDAHNRAIDKCLKCPLGSTRTKFVYGTGNPDAGIMFIGEAPGRDEDLQGIPFVGRAGQLLDKILAAIKFSREDVYIANILKCRPPNNRDPQPEEMKACMPYLLEQIRLINPRIICALGRIAAQGLLETTTPLGKLRKKWHDFHGIPFLVTYHPAALLRFPSYKKDVWEDVQMLRARYDELVPEKINGLQS from the coding sequence TTGATATGTCGAGTTTAAGTGAAAAGAAACAAAAACTGGCGGCCGCCGGTGTTAGTCGTAAACGGGAGTATCATTATAAGTCGCTTGATGCTCATAACCGGGCTATTGATAAATGTCTGAAATGCCCGCTCGGATCGACCCGGACCAAATTTGTCTATGGGACCGGCAACCCCGATGCCGGGATAATGTTCATCGGTGAAGCACCCGGACGTGATGAAGATCTGCAGGGCATCCCGTTTGTCGGCCGGGCCGGACAACTACTGGATAAGATTCTGGCGGCTATTAAATTCAGTCGCGAGGATGTTTATATCGCCAATATCCTGAAATGCCGTCCCCCCAATAATCGGGATCCCCAACCGGAAGAAATGAAGGCATGTATGCCGTATCTTCTCGAGCAGATAAGATTAATCAATCCCAGGATTATCTGCGCTTTGGGTCGGATTGCCGCACAGGGGTTGCTGGAAACCACCACGCCGCTGGGCAAACTGCGGAAAAAATGGCATGATTTTCACGGCATTCCGTTTCTGGTAACTTACCATCCTGCGGCTTTGCTGAGATTTCCGTCATACAAAAAAGATGTCTGGGAAGATGTCCAGATGTTAAGGGCCAGGTATGATGAACTGGTTCCGGAGAAGATCAATGGCCTCCAGTCCTGA